A stretch of Aureispira sp. CCB-E DNA encodes these proteins:
- a CDS encoding fibronectin type III domain-containing protein — MQKKILLFLAYFLLSNFSYAQTVFTESFDSGTTPVGWNNTSNNGGPWEFSTNAGFDVSATLDHTGNGGNYAWVDFSGSDDSVMLVTPTIDVSSLTTPYVSFYHESHYTGTLNPFNLLHVDAWNGSTWVNVASLQGNTSFGWDLYGFNVTNFTFGGGDSLKVRFHAESGGASADYNNDLLIDDVAVMQMPSCVHPFSSSLTANNITGTTANLGWTENGSATSWQIEYGTQGFTQGTGTTVLAGTNPYSLTGLNPTTDYSFYVRSICGVGDSSAWAGPFDFSTICPIAFTPTYSQDFTSYLNPCWSEAEGRLTPSSTLTGTSSAWTSDGFANNGSSGAAKINLYGTTRDEWIISPSIDLGTAATSYQLEFNIALTDWNSTSATVLGSDDTIAVVISTDNGATWENTNILQEWVAGSEPSHTGDHIVINLAAYTGVVKFGFYTVSTVSNEDNDVFIDNFLVTNLASCTAPNALAANNITATTADLAWTENGSATSWQVEYGTQGFTQGTGTPVVTGTNPHNLTSLTANTDYSFYVRAICGAGDSSSWIGPFNFTTLISCPAPSALAANIPSHTTANLAWTENGSATSWHVEYGAQGFAQGTGTAVVTGTNPHNITGLTANTDYSFYVRAICGAGDSSTWVGPFNFTTPCTPFSPTYLEDFTSYLDPCWSEAEGRLTPSSTLTGTSSAWTSDGFANNGSTGAAKINLYGTARDEWIISPSIDLGTAATSYQLEFDIALTDWNNSSATVLGSDDTIAVVISTDNGVTWENANILQEWVAGSEPSHTGDHIVIDLSAYTGIVKFGFYTVSTVSNEDNDVFIDNFLVTNLASCAAPSALAANNITAATADLAWTENGSATSWQIEYGAQGFVQGTGTAVVTGTNPYNATSLTGNTDYSFYVRAICGAGDSSSWAGPFNFSTPCGIYTPTYLEEFTTYVPACWSEAEGILTNSTTLTGTSSAWTSDGFANNGSTGSAKINLYGTSRDEWLISPSIDLGNGTTTYQVEFDIALTDWNNSSATVLGVDDTIAVVVSTDNGATWEKANVLQEWVAGSEPTNTGDRVVINLAAYTGVVKFGFYAVSTVSNEDNDVFIDSFLVQPAPIPTDDVAPIALLNTDSVYCNASVIAGSVVVANIRANTVYNVPYNVVVNGVVVETSTIDSLIGNQLDTIALDTILATTTGATVIQVITTFTGDNNASNDTLSVDSIWTSYTSLSATLTNPIGCTGSANGQIETTGLGGFAPYTYQWNATANNQTTSIATGLGAGTYMVTVTDSIGCSALGTLALVDPPVMSLTTVGTDLNCNDNNSGSGMVTVTGGVPSYSYLWSNGQTNNSLVNAAAGTHTVTVTDAFGCEMIDSVVLTEPTAITATIDDHTDGTATVSASGGAAGYTYQWSPNTGNQTGATVTGLVAGDAYYVVVTDANGCTEVVSFQAVVLNVNTLNGVANMSMFPNPTHDNVFVKMDLMEQATVNIQVVNTIGQIVLQETFDNILNQTVELNTAKLPSGVYMVQFNIGEKSTTQKLIISKS, encoded by the coding sequence GATTTGTATGGTTTTAATGTAACTAATTTCACCTTTGGAGGAGGAGACAGCTTAAAAGTTCGCTTTCATGCTGAATCAGGGGGTGCCTCGGCAGATTATAACAATGATTTGTTAATTGATGATGTTGCGGTCATGCAAATGCCAAGTTGTGTTCATCCATTTAGTAGCTCATTAACTGCAAATAATATTACAGGCACTACTGCCAACTTGGGTTGGACAGAAAATGGTTCTGCTACGTCTTGGCAGATTGAATACGGTACGCAAGGTTTTACACAAGGAACAGGTACTACTGTTCTAGCAGGAACCAACCCATACAGCTTAACTGGTCTTAATCCAACTACGGATTATAGTTTTTATGTTCGTTCAATCTGTGGCGTTGGAGATTCTAGCGCTTGGGCTGGACCTTTTGATTTCTCTACAATTTGTCCTATTGCTTTTACACCGACTTATTCGCAAGATTTTACATCTTACCTTAATCCTTGTTGGTCAGAAGCAGAAGGTAGATTAACACCTAGTTCAACACTTACAGGAACAAGTTCTGCATGGACATCGGATGGTTTTGCTAATAATGGTTCAAGTGGTGCTGCTAAAATAAACTTGTATGGTACCACTAGAGATGAGTGGATCATTAGCCCTAGCATTGATTTAGGAACAGCAGCGACTTCTTATCAACTTGAATTTAATATTGCATTGACAGATTGGAACAGTACTTCTGCAACTGTTTTAGGATCAGATGATACCATTGCAGTTGTCATTTCTACTGATAATGGAGCAACTTGGGAAAATACAAATATCCTACAAGAATGGGTAGCTGGTTCTGAACCAAGTCATACAGGAGATCACATTGTTATTAACTTAGCAGCCTATACAGGTGTTGTTAAATTTGGTTTCTACACAGTTTCTACTGTTTCTAACGAAGACAACGATGTCTTTATTGATAATTTCTTAGTAACCAATTTAGCAAGCTGTACTGCTCCTAATGCACTAGCTGCCAACAACATCACTGCTACAACAGCTGATTTAGCATGGACAGAAAATGGTTCTGCTACGTCTTGGCAAGTTGAGTATGGCACACAAGGTTTTACACAAGGAACAGGTACTCCTGTCGTTACTGGAACCAATCCTCATAATCTAACTAGTCTTACAGCCAACACTGACTACAGTTTTTATGTACGAGCAATTTGTGGTGCTGGAGACTCTAGTTCATGGATTGGACCTTTTAATTTTACAACTTTGATTAGTTGCCCTGCTCCAAGTGCTTTAGCGGCTAATATACCTAGCCATACAACCGCAAATTTAGCATGGACAGAAAATGGTTCTGCTACATCTTGGCATGTTGAATATGGTGCGCAAGGATTTGCACAAGGAACGGGTACCGCTGTTGTTACTGGAACAAACCCTCATAACATAACTGGCCTTACAGCCAACACAGACTACAGTTTTTATGTACGAGCAATTTGTGGTGCTGGAGACTCTAGTACTTGGGTTGGACCATTCAATTTCACAACACCTTGTACGCCTTTCTCGCCTACTTACTTAGAAGATTTCACCTCTTACCTTGACCCTTGTTGGTCAGAGGCAGAAGGTAGATTAACACCTAGTTCAACACTTACAGGAACAAGCTCTGCATGGACATCAGATGGTTTTGCCAACAATGGTTCAACTGGTGCTGCTAAAATAAACCTCTATGGTACCGCTAGAGATGAGTGGATCATTAGCCCTAGCATTGATTTAGGAACAGCAGCGACTTCTTATCAACTTGAATTTGATATTGCATTGACAGATTGGAACAATAGTTCTGCAACTGTTTTAGGGTCCGACGACACCATTGCAGTTGTCATTTCTACTGATAATGGAGTAACTTGGGAAAATGCAAATATCCTACAAGAATGGGTAGCTGGTTCTGAACCAAGTCACACAGGAGATCACATTGTTATTGACTTATCTGCTTATACAGGTATCGTTAAATTTGGTTTCTACACAGTTTCTACTGTTTCTAACGAAGACAACGATGTCTTTATTGATAATTTCTTGGTAACCAATCTAGCAAGCTGTGCTGCGCCTAGTGCACTAGCTGCCAATAACATCACTGCTGCAACAGCTGATTTAGCATGGACAGAAAATGGCTCTGCTACGTCTTGGCAGATTGAATACGGTGCTCAAGGTTTCGTTCAAGGAACAGGTACCGCTGTCGTTACTGGAACAAACCCATACAATGCAACAAGTCTTACTGGTAACACTGATTACAGTTTTTACGTACGTGCTATTTGTGGCGCAGGAGATTCTAGTTCATGGGCTGGACCTTTTAATTTCTCTACTCCTTGTGGCATTTATACCCCTACTTATCTCGAAGAATTTACGACTTATGTACCTGCTTGTTGGTCAGAAGCAGAAGGTATTTTAACAAACAGTACAACATTAACAGGTACTTCTTCAGCTTGGACTTCAGATGGCTTTGCCAACAATGGTTCAACTGGTTCTGCTAAAATAAATCTTTATGGTACTTCTAGAGACGAATGGTTAATTAGTCCTAGTATTGATTTAGGAAATGGTACGACTACTTACCAAGTTGAATTTGATATTGCATTGACAGACTGGAACAATAGTTCTGCAACTGTTTTAGGAGTCGATGATACTATTGCCGTAGTTGTTTCTACCGATAATGGAGCAACTTGGGAAAAAGCCAATGTCTTGCAAGAATGGGTAGCAGGTTCTGAGCCAACCAATACAGGAGATCGCGTTGTTATTAATTTAGCAGCTTATACAGGAGTTGTAAAATTCGGTTTTTATGCTGTGTCTACAGTTTCCAATGAAGATAACGATGTCTTTATTGACAGTTTCTTAGTACAACCAGCACCGATTCCAACAGATGACGTTGCACCTATCGCACTACTCAATACAGATTCTGTTTATTGTAATGCATCTGTTATTGCAGGTTCTGTTGTTGTTGCGAATATCAGAGCCAATACGGTTTACAATGTTCCTTATAACGTTGTTGTCAATGGAGTTGTAGTAGAGACCAGCACTATTGACAGTTTAATTGGAAATCAATTGGATACCATTGCTCTTGATACAATTTTGGCAACTACAACTGGAGCAACCGTGATTCAGGTTATTACTACTTTTACAGGTGATAATAATGCTTCAAACGATACCCTTTCTGTTGATTCAATTTGGACCTCTTATACAAGTCTAAGTGCAACACTTACCAATCCTATTGGTTGTACAGGCAGTGCTAATGGTCAAATTGAAACTACTGGTTTAGGTGGTTTTGCTCCATATACTTATCAATGGAATGCAACAGCTAATAACCAAACAACAAGCATCGCTACTGGCTTAGGAGCTGGAACATACATGGTAACAGTTACTGATTCTATTGGATGTTCTGCACTAGGAACGCTTGCCTTGGTAGATCCTCCCGTTATGTCACTAACTACAGTAGGAACGGATTTAAATTGTAATGATAATAACAGTGGTTCTGGTATGGTAACCGTAACAGGTGGCGTACCTAGCTATTCTTACTTATGGAGCAATGGACAAACAAATAATTCGCTAGTAAATGCTGCTGCTGGAACGCATACCGTTACTGTTACAGATGCTTTTGGTTGTGAAATGATTGATTCTGTCGTATTAACAGAACCTACTGCTATAACTGCAACAATTGACGATCATACAGACGGAACGGCTACGGTAAGTGCTAGTGGTGGAGCTGCTGGATATACCTATCAATGGAGTCCCAACACAGGAAATCAAACAGGCGCTACAGTAACAGGTTTGGTTGCCGGAGACGCCTACTATGTTGTTGTCACAGATGCTAATGGCTGCACAGAAGTTGTTTCTTTCCAAGCAGTTGTATTAAATGTGAATACGCTTAATGGTGTAGCTAACATGAGTATGTTCCCGAATCCAACACACGATAATGTATTTGTGAAAATGGATTTAATGGAACAAGCAACCGTTAACATACAAGTAGTTAATACAATAGGACAAATCGTTCTTCAAGAGACATTTGATAATATTTTAAATCAAACGGTTGAATTGAATACGGCAAAACTTCCTTCTGGAGTATATATGGTTCAATTTAATATCGGAGAAAAATCAACGACTCAGAAATTAATTATTTCTAAGTCTTAA